The Panicum virgatum strain AP13 chromosome 5K, P.virgatum_v5, whole genome shotgun sequence genome has a window encoding:
- the LOC120707837 gene encoding MRN complex-interacting protein-like, whose translation MAAKLFLALQCVQCDTMQVKQEKKSSNKWVCVVCNQRQSVLRVHARGYRAADLRRFVQDANLARGRREFAPLAEPDAGWDPAAVEERGDEFPTEKKRTDWSEYLDDPGEHRDGCCGVGADASDGESGEGIEVITELPQNRPKVRPRKAQSSVLGKRPKPSAHPTLSKRQQIEQGSSPYCAATTADAQRSKWSKYLDTSFFEERKGSQGSGLHSTELDECATTDAASDVVVDDEVHPDFI comes from the exons ATGGCGGCGAAGCTCTTCCTTGCCCTCCAGTGCGTGCAGTGCGACACCATGCAG GTGAAGCAGGAGAAGAAGAGCAGCAACAAGTGGGTGTGCGTGGTGTGCAACCAGCGCCAGTCCGTGCTCCGCGTCCACGCCAGGGGTTACCgcgccgccgacctccgccgCTTCGTCCAGGACGCCAAcctcgcccgcggccgccgtgaGTTCGCGCCTTTGGCGGAGCCCGATGCCGGCTGGGACCCGGCGGCGGTCGAGGAGCGGGGAGATGAGTTCCCCACGGAGAAGAAGCGGACGGACTGGTCCGAGTACCTGGACGATCCTGGGGAGCACCGTGATGGCTGttgcggcgtgggcgcggacGCTTCAGATGGAG AATCAGGTGAAGGGATTGAGGTGATAACTGAACTGCCTCAAAACAGGCCTAAAGTTAGGCCACGCAAAGCCCAGTCAAGTGTACTAGGAAAGAGGCCCAAGCCGTCAGCACATCCCACTTTATCCAAGAGGCAGCAGATCGAGCAAGGATCAAGTCCCTACTGTGCAGCTACTACTGCTGATG CACAAAGATCGAAATGGAGCAAGTATTTGGACACGAGCTTCTTTGAAGAGAGGAAAGGATCTCAGGGCTCTGGGCTGCATTCAACTGAACTTGATGAATGTGCCACTACTGACGCTGCCAGTGACGTAGTGGTGGATGATGAGGTGCACCCTGATTTCATCTGA